A genomic window from Camelina sativa cultivar DH55 chromosome 2, Cs, whole genome shotgun sequence includes:
- the LOC104757347 gene encoding proline--tRNA ligase, cytoplasmic-like codes for MVNSVEDDLGTSTSLGSQISDEDSVQVETNQLLTGEASVVKSSGKKRKEMKKETRLGISVKKDEDFGNWYSEVCRFGELLEYYEQVKGCYILKPSAMKIWNVIRRFFDGEIEKMDVEEYYFPMFVSRGSLEKEKEHIKGFAPEVAWVTRAGESDLETPIALRPTSETVIYPYLSKWIRGHRDLPLKINQWNNVVRWESSDTTPFVRSREFLWQEGHTAFATKEEAEQEVLDVLNIYSRVYEELLAVPVIKGTKSENEKFAGALETKSIEAFIPSTGRGIQAATSHCLGQNFAKMFDITFEDKKGKRSMVWQNSWGISTRSIGVMVMTHGDDKGVVFPPKVAPVKVVVIQVPIKGAVDDQVLCDACEAVVSTLREAGIRAKADTRDNYSCGWKYADQELKGAPLRIEIGPRDLANDQVRIVRRDTGAKMDVKRGDLIEQVKNLLEKIQRNLYDVAKRKLEECTQKVETWEEFEEALRQKKLILAPWCDEVEVEKDVRKRSGSDETGGGGAKTLCTPLEQPELRQDTLCFASGKPAKKWSYWGRSY; via the exons ATGGTGAATTCAGTGGAAGACGATTTGGGTACTAGTACTAGTTTAGGTTCCCAAATCTCCGATGAGGATTCTGTGCAGGTTGAGACAAATCAATTACTTACTGGAGAAGCCTCTGTTGTTAAATCGAgtggaaagaaaaggaaagagatgaagaaagaaactcGTCTCGGTATCTCTGTaaagaaagatgaagacttTGGGAATTGGTATTCTGAG GTTTGTAGATTCGGTGAATTGTTAGAATACTACGAGCAGGTAAAGGGATGCTACATTCTCAAGCCATCAGCAATGAAGATTTGGAATGTTATACGAAGGTTCTTCGATGGTGAAATCGAGAAGATGGACGTGGAGGAATACTATTTCCCTATGTTTGTATCACGTGGTTCTcttgagaaggagaaggaacaTATTAAAGGGTTTGCTCCAGAGGTTGCTTGGGTTACAAGAGCTGGTGAATCTGATTTGGAAACTCCAATTGCTCTGCGTCCAACTAGTGAGACTGTGATCTATCCTTACTTGAGCAAGTGGATAAGAGGACACAGGGATCTCCCATTGAAGATTAATCAGTGGAATAATGTTGTTAGGTGGGAGTCTAGCGACACTACGCCTTTTGTCAGGAGCCGTGAGTTCCTTTGGCAAGAAGGACACACTGCTTTTGCTACCAAAGAAGAGGCAGAGCAAGAGGTGCTTGATGTTTTGAACATTTACAGCCGCGTGTATGAAGAGCTTCTTGCAGTTCCTGTTATCAAAGGTACCAAGAGTGAGAATGAAAAGTTTGCTGGTGCTCTTGAAACCAAAAGCATTGAGGCTTTTATCCCAAGCACGGGTCGTGGTATACAAGCTGCAACGTCACATTGTTTAGGACAAAACTTTGCAAAGATGTTTGACATCACCTTTGAAGATAAGAAAGGAAAGAGATCCATGGTGTGGCAGAACTCGTGGGGAATAAGTACCAGATCGATTGGAGTAATGGTTATGACTCATGGAGATGACAAAGGCGTAGTATTCCCTCCAAAAGTGGCACCTGTTAAAGTTGTTGTGATCCAGGTTCCCATCAAAGGTGCTGTTGATGACCAAGTACTCTGTGATGCTTGTGAAGCTGTTGTATCCACCTTGCGTGAGGCTGGAATCCGTGCTAAAGCAGATACCCGCGACAACTATTCTTGTGGCTGGAAGTATGCAGATCAAGAACTTAAGGGTGCTCCTTTGAGAATTGAAATTGGACCAAGAGATTTGGCCAATGATCAAGTGAGAATAGTGAGGCGTGACACTGGAGCTAAGATGGATGTCAAGAGAGGGGACTTGATTGAACAAGTCAAGAACTTGCTGGAGAAAATCCAGAGAAACCTCTATGATGTGGCGAAGAGGAAGTTGGAAGAATGTACTCAAAAGGTTGAAACTTGGGAGGAATTTGAGGAAGctttgagacaaaagaaactaattttAGCTCCATGGTGTGACGAAGTTGAAGTGGAGAAGGATGTGAGGAAGCGTAGCGGAAGTGATGaaacaggaggaggaggagctaaGACTTTGTGTACTCCCCTTGAGCAGCCTGAACTAAGACAAG ACACTCTATGCTTCGCATCAGGAAAGCCTGCAAAGAAGTGGAGCTACTGGGGAAGAAGTTACTaa
- the LOC104741937 gene encoding putative proline-rich receptor-like protein kinase PERK11 isoform X1, whose protein sequence is MKPTGEGGGGGGGEVAGVEEATTVVEGSALLIVGVKPDEWSREVLTWYLVNVARPGDRIVALHVLDYPLEGSTSLISLVRSFDTMLGVYESFCNLKQVDLKLKVFRGKSARKVLVQEVKSCGATSLIVGSSRRHHTIRSSASLAKYCARNLSKDVSVFAVKSGKIMFRRVPNTNGADGGPHMNLPSLVCGSPDIVAIEAAKIGNNFSPARTSSRWTRTSRSSSLQSPDSLGVDNSLALVPVNANGSDSGSLDSGPGWHFLRGLYSHRKSWTKVSAKKAVLQWVSKLRGRHSEAVIYLDRKRSDSNCDEDCSSSIDGEDASVSRSGSELTQSPFSPCIGSNIIPEELEGLHEKYSSTCRLFTYDEVLTITSNFSSENLIGEGGNSYVYRGDLPDGRELAVKILKPCLDVLKEFILEIEVITSVHHKNIVSLFGFGFENNNLMLVYDYLPRGSLEENLHGSRKDAKKFGWLERYKVAVGVAEALDYLHNTHDPEVIHRDVKSSNVLLADDFEPQLSDFGFASLASSASQHVSGGDIAGTFGYLAPEYFMHGKVTDKIDVYAFGVVLLELLSGRKPICIDQSKGQESLVLWANPILESGKFAQLLDPSLENDNSNDLIEKLLLAATLCIKRTPYDRPQIGLVLKILQGDEEATEWGKQQVRTSEEENAYLTNIESHINLALLDLEDDAASDSSPEASSISVEEYLKGRWSRTASFNFN, encoded by the exons ATGAAACCTAccggagaaggaggaggaggaggaggaggcgaaGTCGCCGGAGTCGAAGAAGCTACTACGGTGGTGGAAGGTTCCGCTTTGTTAATCGTTGGTGTTAAGCCAGATGAATGGAGTCGAGAAGTGCTTACATGGTATTTGGTTAATGTTGCTCGTCCTGGAGATCGAATCGTTGCTCTTCACGTTTTAGATTACCCTctag AAGGCTCAACGTCGCTTATATCGTTGGTTAGGAGTTTTGATACTATGCTTGGTGTTTATGAAAGCTTCTGTAACTTAAAACAG GTTGATTTGAAGCTAAAGGTTTTCAGAGGGAAGTCAGCTAGGAAAGTTCTTGTTCAAGAAGTTAAATCGTGTGGAGCAACAAGTTTAATCGTTGGTTCTTCTAGGAGACATCATACTATCCGTTCTTCAGCTTCTTTAGCCAAGTATTGTGCTAGGAATCTTTCCAAGGATGTCTCTGTTTTTGCTGTTAAGAGTGGCAAAATTATGTTCCGTAGAGTACCTAATACTAATG GTGCAGATGGTGGTCCACACATGAATCTTCCCTCTTTAGTTTGTGGCTCACCGGACATTGTTGCTATTGAAGCGGCAAAGATTGGAAACAATTTTAGTCCTGCAAGAACGAGCTCACGCTGGACAAGAACTAGTCGTAGTTCCTCATTGCAGTCTCCTGATAGCTTAGGTGTAGACAATTCGTTGGCTTTGGTGCCAGTAAACGCAAATGGGTCTGATTCAGGTTCCCTTGATTCAGGACCAGGTTGGCATTTTCTTCGCGGGCTTTACAGTCATCGAAAAAGCTGGACCAAAGTTTCTGCTAAGAAGGCTGTACTTCAGTGGGTTTCGAAGCTGCGAGGTCGGCATTCAGAAGCTGTAATCTATCTAGATAGGAAACGGAGTGACTCTAATTGTGATGAAGATTGTTCTTCTAGTATTGATGGTGAAGATGCTTCCGTTTCACGATCTGGTTCTGAGCTTACGCAGTCTCCTTTCTCTCCCTGTATTGGATCAAACATCATTCCGGAAGAGCTGGAGGGTCTACATGAAAAGTACTCTTCCACATGTAGATTATTCACATACGACGAAGTTTTGACAATTACCTCAAACTTTTCATCCG AGAACTTGATTGGAGAAGGTGGAAATAGTTATGTTTATAGAGGAGACCTACCAGATGGGAGGGAACTAGCTGTCAAAATATTGAAGCCTTGTCTGGATGTGTTGAAGGAATTTATACTGGAAATTGAAGTCATTACAAGTGTACATCACAAGAATATAGTATCTCTCTTTGGTTTCGGTTTTGAGAATAATAATTTGATGTTGGTGTATGACTATCTACCACGAGGAAGTCTTGAAGAGAACCTTCATG GTAGTAGAAAGGATGCAAAAAAATTTGGCTGGCTGGAGAGGTATAAAGTGGCAGTGGGTGTTGCTGAGGCACTAGACTATCTACATAATACTCATGATCCAGAAGTGATTCACCGGGATGTGAAATCTTCTAATGTTCTTTTGGCAGATGATTTTGAGCCACAG CTATCAGATTTCGGATTTGCCAGTCTGGCTTCAAGTGCTTCACAGCACGTGTCCGGTGGGGATATTGCCGGGACATTTGG TTATCTAGCACCAGAGTACTTCATGCACGGTAAAGTAACGGACAAGATTGATGTCTATGCTTTTGGCGTTGTATTGCTCGAGCTCCTATCGGGTAGAAAACCTATCTGCATCGACCAGTCTAAAGGCCAGGAGAGCCTTGTCTTGTGG GCAAACCCAATTTTGGAGAGTGGAAAGTTTGCTCAGCTACTGGATCCAAGTCTAGAAAATGATAACAGTAACGATCTAATCGAGAAACTTTTGTTAGCTGCCACGCTATGCATCAAACGCACGCCTTATGACCGTCCGCAAATTGGCCTC GTCTTAAAGATCTTACAAGGAGACGAAGAAGCAACAGAGTGGGGAAAGCAACAAGTGAGAAcctcagaagaagaaaacgcttATTTGACGAACATAGAATCACATATAAACCTTGCATTGCTAGATTTGGAAGATGATGCAGCTTCTGATAGTAGCCCTGAAGCTAGTAGTATCTCTGTTGAAGAATACTTGAAAGGGAGATGGAGTCGCACTGCTAGCTTCAACTTcaactaa
- the LOC104741937 gene encoding putative proline-rich receptor-like protein kinase PERK11 isoform X3 — translation MKPTGEGGGGGGGEVAGVEEATTVVEGSALLIVGVKPDEWSREVLTWYLVNVARPGDRIVALHVLDYPLGSTSLISLVRSFDTMLGVYESFCNLKQVDLKLKVFRGKSARKVLVQEVKSCGATSLIVGSSRRHHTIRSSASLAKYCARNLSKDVSVFAVKSGKIMFRRVPNTNGADGGPHMNLPSLVCGSPDIVAIEAAKIGNNFSPARTSSRWTRTSRSSSLQSPDSLGVDNSLALVPVNANGSDSGSLDSGPGWHFLRGLYSHRKSWTKVSAKKAVLQWVSKLRGRHSEAVIYLDRKRSDSNCDEDCSSSIDGEDASVSRSGSELTQSPFSPCIGSNIIPEELEGLHEKYSSTCRLFTYDEVLTITSNFSSENLIGEGGNSYVYRGDLPDGRELAVKILKPCLDVLKEFILEIEVITSVHHKNIVSLFGFGFENNNLMLVYDYLPRGSLEENLHGSRKDAKKFGWLERYKVAVGVAEALDYLHNTHDPEVIHRDVKSSNVLLADDFEPQLSDFGFASLASSASQHVSGGDIAGTFGYLAPEYFMHGKVTDKIDVYAFGVVLLELLSGRKPICIDQSKGQESLVLWANPILESGKFAQLLDPSLENDNSNDLIEKLLLAATLCIKRTPYDRPQIGLVLKILQGDEEATEWGKQQVRTSEEENAYLTNIESHINLALLDLEDDAASDSSPEASSISVEEYLKGRWSRTASFNFN, via the exons ATGAAACCTAccggagaaggaggaggaggaggaggaggcgaaGTCGCCGGAGTCGAAGAAGCTACTACGGTGGTGGAAGGTTCCGCTTTGTTAATCGTTGGTGTTAAGCCAGATGAATGGAGTCGAGAAGTGCTTACATGGTATTTGGTTAATGTTGCTCGTCCTGGAGATCGAATCGTTGCTCTTCACGTTTTAGATTACCCTctag GCTCAACGTCGCTTATATCGTTGGTTAGGAGTTTTGATACTATGCTTGGTGTTTATGAAAGCTTCTGTAACTTAAAACAG GTTGATTTGAAGCTAAAGGTTTTCAGAGGGAAGTCAGCTAGGAAAGTTCTTGTTCAAGAAGTTAAATCGTGTGGAGCAACAAGTTTAATCGTTGGTTCTTCTAGGAGACATCATACTATCCGTTCTTCAGCTTCTTTAGCCAAGTATTGTGCTAGGAATCTTTCCAAGGATGTCTCTGTTTTTGCTGTTAAGAGTGGCAAAATTATGTTCCGTAGAGTACCTAATACTAATG GTGCAGATGGTGGTCCACACATGAATCTTCCCTCTTTAGTTTGTGGCTCACCGGACATTGTTGCTATTGAAGCGGCAAAGATTGGAAACAATTTTAGTCCTGCAAGAACGAGCTCACGCTGGACAAGAACTAGTCGTAGTTCCTCATTGCAGTCTCCTGATAGCTTAGGTGTAGACAATTCGTTGGCTTTGGTGCCAGTAAACGCAAATGGGTCTGATTCAGGTTCCCTTGATTCAGGACCAGGTTGGCATTTTCTTCGCGGGCTTTACAGTCATCGAAAAAGCTGGACCAAAGTTTCTGCTAAGAAGGCTGTACTTCAGTGGGTTTCGAAGCTGCGAGGTCGGCATTCAGAAGCTGTAATCTATCTAGATAGGAAACGGAGTGACTCTAATTGTGATGAAGATTGTTCTTCTAGTATTGATGGTGAAGATGCTTCCGTTTCACGATCTGGTTCTGAGCTTACGCAGTCTCCTTTCTCTCCCTGTATTGGATCAAACATCATTCCGGAAGAGCTGGAGGGTCTACATGAAAAGTACTCTTCCACATGTAGATTATTCACATACGACGAAGTTTTGACAATTACCTCAAACTTTTCATCCG AGAACTTGATTGGAGAAGGTGGAAATAGTTATGTTTATAGAGGAGACCTACCAGATGGGAGGGAACTAGCTGTCAAAATATTGAAGCCTTGTCTGGATGTGTTGAAGGAATTTATACTGGAAATTGAAGTCATTACAAGTGTACATCACAAGAATATAGTATCTCTCTTTGGTTTCGGTTTTGAGAATAATAATTTGATGTTGGTGTATGACTATCTACCACGAGGAAGTCTTGAAGAGAACCTTCATG GTAGTAGAAAGGATGCAAAAAAATTTGGCTGGCTGGAGAGGTATAAAGTGGCAGTGGGTGTTGCTGAGGCACTAGACTATCTACATAATACTCATGATCCAGAAGTGATTCACCGGGATGTGAAATCTTCTAATGTTCTTTTGGCAGATGATTTTGAGCCACAG CTATCAGATTTCGGATTTGCCAGTCTGGCTTCAAGTGCTTCACAGCACGTGTCCGGTGGGGATATTGCCGGGACATTTGG TTATCTAGCACCAGAGTACTTCATGCACGGTAAAGTAACGGACAAGATTGATGTCTATGCTTTTGGCGTTGTATTGCTCGAGCTCCTATCGGGTAGAAAACCTATCTGCATCGACCAGTCTAAAGGCCAGGAGAGCCTTGTCTTGTGG GCAAACCCAATTTTGGAGAGTGGAAAGTTTGCTCAGCTACTGGATCCAAGTCTAGAAAATGATAACAGTAACGATCTAATCGAGAAACTTTTGTTAGCTGCCACGCTATGCATCAAACGCACGCCTTATGACCGTCCGCAAATTGGCCTC GTCTTAAAGATCTTACAAGGAGACGAAGAAGCAACAGAGTGGGGAAAGCAACAAGTGAGAAcctcagaagaagaaaacgcttATTTGACGAACATAGAATCACATATAAACCTTGCATTGCTAGATTTGGAAGATGATGCAGCTTCTGATAGTAGCCCTGAAGCTAGTAGTATCTCTGTTGAAGAATACTTGAAAGGGAGATGGAGTCGCACTGCTAGCTTCAACTTcaactaa
- the LOC104741937 gene encoding putative proline-rich receptor-like protein kinase PERK11 isoform X2 — protein MKPTGEGGGGGGGEVAGVEEATTVVEGSALLIVGVKPDEWSREVLTWYLVNVARPGDRIVALHVLDYPLEGSTSLISLVRSFDTMLGVYESFCNLKQVDLKLKVFRGKSARKVLVQEVKSCGATSLIVGSSRRHHTIRSSASLAKYCARNLSKDVSVFAVKSGKIMFRRVPNTNGADGGPHMNLPSLVCGSPDIVAIEAAKIGNNFSPARTSSRWTRTSRSSSLQSPDSLGVDNSLALVPVNANGSDSGSLDSGPGWHFLRGLYSHRKSWTKVSAKKAVLQWVSKLRGRHSEAVIYLDRKRSDSNCDEDCSSSIDGEDASVSRSGSELTQSPFSPCIGSNIIPEELEGLHEKYSSTCRLFTYDEVLTITSNFSSENLIGEGGNSYVYRGDLPDGRELAVKILKPCLDVLKEFILEIEVITSVHHKNIVSLFGFGFENNNLMLVYDYLPRGSLEENLHGNRKDAKKFGWLERYKVAVGVAEALDYLHNTHDPEVIHRDVKSSNVLLADDFEPQLSDFGFASLASSASQHVSGGDIAGTFGYLAPEYFMHGKVTDKIDVYAFGVVLLELLSGRKPICIDQSKGQESLVLWANPILESGKFAQLLDPSLENDNSNDLIEKLLLAATLCIKRTPYDRPQIGLVLKILQGDEEATEWGKQQVRTSEEENAYLTNIESHINLALLDLEDDAASDSSPEASSISVEEYLKGRWSRTASFNFN, from the exons ATGAAACCTAccggagaaggaggaggaggaggaggaggcgaaGTCGCCGGAGTCGAAGAAGCTACTACGGTGGTGGAAGGTTCCGCTTTGTTAATCGTTGGTGTTAAGCCAGATGAATGGAGTCGAGAAGTGCTTACATGGTATTTGGTTAATGTTGCTCGTCCTGGAGATCGAATCGTTGCTCTTCACGTTTTAGATTACCCTctag AAGGCTCAACGTCGCTTATATCGTTGGTTAGGAGTTTTGATACTATGCTTGGTGTTTATGAAAGCTTCTGTAACTTAAAACAG GTTGATTTGAAGCTAAAGGTTTTCAGAGGGAAGTCAGCTAGGAAAGTTCTTGTTCAAGAAGTTAAATCGTGTGGAGCAACAAGTTTAATCGTTGGTTCTTCTAGGAGACATCATACTATCCGTTCTTCAGCTTCTTTAGCCAAGTATTGTGCTAGGAATCTTTCCAAGGATGTCTCTGTTTTTGCTGTTAAGAGTGGCAAAATTATGTTCCGTAGAGTACCTAATACTAATG GTGCAGATGGTGGTCCACACATGAATCTTCCCTCTTTAGTTTGTGGCTCACCGGACATTGTTGCTATTGAAGCGGCAAAGATTGGAAACAATTTTAGTCCTGCAAGAACGAGCTCACGCTGGACAAGAACTAGTCGTAGTTCCTCATTGCAGTCTCCTGATAGCTTAGGTGTAGACAATTCGTTGGCTTTGGTGCCAGTAAACGCAAATGGGTCTGATTCAGGTTCCCTTGATTCAGGACCAGGTTGGCATTTTCTTCGCGGGCTTTACAGTCATCGAAAAAGCTGGACCAAAGTTTCTGCTAAGAAGGCTGTACTTCAGTGGGTTTCGAAGCTGCGAGGTCGGCATTCAGAAGCTGTAATCTATCTAGATAGGAAACGGAGTGACTCTAATTGTGATGAAGATTGTTCTTCTAGTATTGATGGTGAAGATGCTTCCGTTTCACGATCTGGTTCTGAGCTTACGCAGTCTCCTTTCTCTCCCTGTATTGGATCAAACATCATTCCGGAAGAGCTGGAGGGTCTACATGAAAAGTACTCTTCCACATGTAGATTATTCACATACGACGAAGTTTTGACAATTACCTCAAACTTTTCATCCG AGAACTTGATTGGAGAAGGTGGAAATAGTTATGTTTATAGAGGAGACCTACCAGATGGGAGGGAACTAGCTGTCAAAATATTGAAGCCTTGTCTGGATGTGTTGAAGGAATTTATACTGGAAATTGAAGTCATTACAAGTGTACATCACAAGAATATAGTATCTCTCTTTGGTTTCGGTTTTGAGAATAATAATTTGATGTTGGTGTATGACTATCTACCACGAGGAAGTCTTGAAGAGAACCTTCATGGTAA TAGAAAGGATGCAAAAAAATTTGGCTGGCTGGAGAGGTATAAAGTGGCAGTGGGTGTTGCTGAGGCACTAGACTATCTACATAATACTCATGATCCAGAAGTGATTCACCGGGATGTGAAATCTTCTAATGTTCTTTTGGCAGATGATTTTGAGCCACAG CTATCAGATTTCGGATTTGCCAGTCTGGCTTCAAGTGCTTCACAGCACGTGTCCGGTGGGGATATTGCCGGGACATTTGG TTATCTAGCACCAGAGTACTTCATGCACGGTAAAGTAACGGACAAGATTGATGTCTATGCTTTTGGCGTTGTATTGCTCGAGCTCCTATCGGGTAGAAAACCTATCTGCATCGACCAGTCTAAAGGCCAGGAGAGCCTTGTCTTGTGG GCAAACCCAATTTTGGAGAGTGGAAAGTTTGCTCAGCTACTGGATCCAAGTCTAGAAAATGATAACAGTAACGATCTAATCGAGAAACTTTTGTTAGCTGCCACGCTATGCATCAAACGCACGCCTTATGACCGTCCGCAAATTGGCCTC GTCTTAAAGATCTTACAAGGAGACGAAGAAGCAACAGAGTGGGGAAAGCAACAAGTGAGAAcctcagaagaagaaaacgcttATTTGACGAACATAGAATCACATATAAACCTTGCATTGCTAGATTTGGAAGATGATGCAGCTTCTGATAGTAGCCCTGAAGCTAGTAGTATCTCTGTTGAAGAATACTTGAAAGGGAGATGGAGTCGCACTGCTAGCTTCAACTTcaactaa